Within the Calditrichota bacterium genome, the region AGCAATAATTTATGATATGTAAGCGCATTGGATGCATATGTAAATTTTGCATTTTGCTCATTATCCTGGCTCTGGATTACAAAAGTAAAATCTCCTCGACCTTGGTTATAAAGTTTAATTTCTTCGGCTGTGCGTTCTTTTGCAGATTTAATTTGCCATTGGTTAAGATCTAAAACCTTCTCCAGTTGAAGGATGCGCACATTCAGGTTTGCAGCAGCTCCCGAGAGTGAAATAATGAGATCATCTCGTTGTTTTTTTAATTGCATGGTTTGCAGGTCTGTCTTTTTTATTTTTGATTTCGCTGTGCGATTGTCAAGAGCCAGGCTAAACTGCAACCCAACAATGGCAGAAGGTTTGTCCATAATAAAAGATTCGGCCATACTCTCATCCAGATTTTTTGTGTTTATTTGGGCAAAGGCAGAAAGATCCGGCTTCATTGTTTCCTTAAAAGCCAACCGTGAATGATTTAGTTGCTCCAGGCGGGTGTTATAAAGCTGAACTAAACGAGAATTGTTCTTTAGCATATTTTTAGCTTCAGTGGTAGATGGTATTTCCACTGTCTCATAGATATTATATTCAGGCTGCATTTTCATTATCTTCTCATCTTGAGATAGTTCCGCCAATTCTGCACGTAAACCTAACCATTGAGATTCTACCAGAACCAAATTCTGTTTCCAGCGGCTTACTACATCTTGTGCACGAATTACATCAATCTGGTTTATAAGATTTGCGGCCCGCTTCTTTTTTATTCTTTGCAACTCTTTTTCATTTAATCGTAGCCGTTCTTCAATAATTTTTACTTGCTCTGATAAATGAACCCACTCCAAGTATTTTGAAGCTGCACTGGCTAAGAAATTCTCCTGGTTTTCTTTGGCCCTTACCTTGCTAGCATCTATATCAAATTTCTTTAGATTGAATTGTAACTTATTTTGAAAACCATTCTTATTTTTCAGAAGAGGATGTGTGTATGTTAATGCCAGCTTGTTTTGATAAAATGAGCCTGGAAATGGTGTACCAGGTGGTAGATTGATTTCAGCCCTGCTTGTATGAAAGGATGCGGTTAGTTTACCACCCGTTTTCCAAAAAGTACGCTCCACACCTCCACTTAAAGAAACAGCATCTGTTTTGTCTGGCCCGGAAAAAGCAATATCTGGCTCATCATGAGAGTAACTTGTAGAAGCGTTTATTAGCCAATCTTGCCTACCCAAATAGCTATTTTGTTCTTCTTGCTCTATCTGTGCATCTAAATTTTCTTTTTCAAAAT harbors:
- a CDS encoding TolC family protein; this translates as MKLKILFITAISTFVAIQGIGQTITQQEFLDNLKKAHPYFEKENLDAQIEQEEQNSYLGRQDWLINASTSYSHDEPDIAFSGPDKTDAVSLSGGVERTFWKTGGKLTASFHTSRAEINLPPGTPFPGSFYQNKLALTYTHPLLKNKNGFQNKLQFNLKKFDIDASKVRAKENQENFLASAASKYLEWVHLSEQVKIIEERLRLNEKELQRIKKKRAANLINQIDVIRAQDVVSRWKQNLVLVESQWLGLRAELAELSQDEKIMKMQPEYNIYETVEIPSTTEAKNMLKNNSRLVQLYNTRLEQLNHSRLAFKETMKPDLSAFAQINTKNLDESMAESFIMDKPSAIVGLQFSLALDNRTAKSKIKKTDLQTMQLKKQRDDLIISLSGAAANLNVRILQLEKVLDLNQWQIKSAKERTAEEIKLYNQGRGDFTFVIQSQDNEQNAKFTYASNALTYHKLLLEYNSLMDMVYN